Proteins from a single region of Thermococcus sp. CX2:
- the ftsY gene encoding signal recognition particle-docking protein FtsY, translating into MFRKLKEKLGSFVEKVSQTEIKEKDVENALWDLELELLEADVALETVEALKEKIKERLVGQKVKIGTNKKELVENAVRESVLEILTPPKRIDLLGMIRSKEEKPFIIAFVGFNGSGKTTTIAKLAHWLKKNGLSVVIAASDTFRAGAIEQVEEHAKRVGVKVIKHDYGADPAAVAYDAIQHAKARGVDVVLIDTAGRNELNRNLMDEMKKIVRVSKPDLVIFVGDSLAGNAVVEQAKQFNEAVRIDGVILTKLDADARGGAALSISHAIGAPILFVGVGQGYEDLKPFNEKWFVERIFGEA; encoded by the coding sequence ATGTTCAGGAAGCTGAAGGAGAAGTTAGGCTCATTCGTCGAGAAGGTGTCTCAAACCGAGATAAAGGAGAAAGACGTCGAAAACGCCCTCTGGGACTTGGAACTCGAGCTTCTCGAGGCCGACGTCGCCCTCGAGACCGTCGAGGCGCTCAAGGAGAAGATAAAGGAAAGGCTTGTTGGCCAGAAGGTCAAGATAGGTACCAACAAGAAGGAGCTCGTCGAAAACGCCGTCAGAGAGTCAGTCCTGGAGATTCTCACCCCTCCCAAAAGGATAGACCTGCTCGGGATGATCCGCTCCAAGGAGGAGAAGCCCTTCATCATAGCCTTCGTCGGCTTCAACGGCTCTGGAAAGACAACCACCATAGCGAAGCTCGCCCACTGGCTCAAGAAGAACGGCTTAAGCGTTGTCATCGCTGCCAGCGACACCTTCAGGGCCGGGGCCATAGAGCAGGTTGAGGAGCACGCCAAAAGGGTCGGCGTCAAAGTCATTAAGCATGACTATGGAGCGGACCCCGCGGCAGTTGCCTATGATGCAATACAGCACGCGAAGGCGAGGGGCGTTGATGTGGTTCTCATAGACACTGCCGGAAGAAACGAGCTTAACAGGAACCTGATGGACGAAATGAAGAAAATCGTCCGCGTTTCAAAACCTGACTTGGTCATCTTCGTCGGTGACAGCCTCGCTGGAAATGCCGTGGTAGAGCAGGCAAAGCAGTTCAATGAGGCGGTGAGGATAGACGGCGTCATACTCACAAAGCTCGACGCAGACGCTCGTGGCGGAGCCGCGCTCAGCATAAGCCATGCCATAGGCGCACCGATACTCTTCGTGGGAGTTGGCCAAGGCTACGAGGATCTTAAGCCCTTCAATGAGAAGTGGTTCGTGGAGAGGATTTTCGGGGAGGCCTAA
- the surE gene encoding 5'/3'-nucleotidase SurE: MPRILITNDDGIYSKGLLAAVEAVRDIGEVYVVAPLFQRSASGRAMTLHRPLRAKLVNVPGAKVAYGLDGMPVDCVIFALARFTHFDLAISGINLGENLSTEITVSGTASAAIETATHGIPSIAISLEVDWGKALSEGEGIDFSVASHFLRRIARAVLEKGLPEGVDMLNVNVPNDATPETEIKVTRLARRRYRPTIEERIDPRGHPYYWIVGRKCEKFEPGTDAYTLKVERKVSVTPINIDMTASVDLKEVERLLKSGL, from the coding sequence ATGCCGAGGATACTCATAACGAACGATGATGGGATATATTCGAAGGGCCTCCTGGCCGCAGTCGAGGCAGTCAGAGACATTGGAGAAGTCTACGTCGTTGCTCCCCTCTTCCAGAGGAGCGCCAGCGGAAGGGCCATGACCCTCCACAGGCCGCTGAGGGCAAAGCTGGTGAACGTGCCTGGGGCAAAGGTTGCCTACGGCCTAGACGGTATGCCCGTTGATTGCGTCATCTTTGCTCTCGCAAGGTTCACCCACTTCGACCTAGCGATAAGCGGTATCAACCTCGGCGAGAACCTGAGCACAGAGATAACAGTCTCCGGAACGGCTTCTGCTGCCATAGAAACCGCCACCCACGGGATTCCCAGCATAGCGATAAGCCTCGAGGTCGACTGGGGAAAGGCCCTCAGCGAGGGCGAGGGGATAGACTTCTCAGTTGCGTCGCACTTCCTGAGGAGAATAGCCAGGGCAGTCCTTGAGAAGGGCCTTCCAGAGGGCGTTGACATGCTCAACGTGAACGTCCCGAACGACGCCACCCCAGAGACGGAGATAAAGGTGACGAGGCTCGCGAGGAGGAGGTACCGGCCAACCATTGAGGAGCGCATCGACCCGAGGGGGCATCCTTACTACTGGATAGTCGGCAGAAAGTGCGAGAAGTTCGAGCCCGGGACGGATGCTTACACCCTAAAAGTGGAGAGGAAGGTCAGCGTGACGCCGATAAACATAGACATGACGGCAAGTGTGGATTTAAAAGAGGTGGAGAGGCTGCTGAAATCCGGCTTATAA
- a CDS encoding archaeosine biosynthesis radical SAM protein RaSEA gives MTYWTSEDNVAGKPGTALFIILPTIGCYRFRINQACYMCAYPTAAPKVRWSQEAIVDYVREALKTIEGKKGPFAVRMFTSGSFLDNGELKPETRRRIFELLAQMENVEEIVIESRSELVRYDAVKELVDIVPDKHFEVAMGLETANDDIADVSINKGNTFDDFVRAAEITHEAGAKVKTYLLLKPIFLSERDGIEDVKESIIRAEPYTDTFSINITDIQKGTLYERLWEKSEYRPPWLWSAVEVLLWAKRRFPNKRILSDPVGAGSKRGPHNCLTDHDRKIGRAIKKFSATQDISHLEKLEPVCREGWKYIVEEGLLDWQLLTW, from the coding sequence ATGACCTACTGGACGAGCGAGGACAACGTGGCCGGAAAGCCTGGAACGGCGCTTTTCATAATCCTTCCCACGATAGGCTGTTACAGGTTTAGGATCAACCAGGCCTGCTACATGTGCGCATATCCAACTGCGGCACCCAAGGTCAGGTGGAGCCAGGAGGCTATAGTCGACTACGTGAGGGAAGCGCTGAAGACGATAGAAGGCAAAAAGGGGCCCTTTGCGGTAAGAATGTTCACCTCTGGCTCGTTCCTCGACAACGGAGAGCTGAAGCCCGAGACAAGGAGGAGAATCTTCGAGCTTCTGGCCCAGATGGAGAACGTTGAGGAGATAGTTATCGAAAGCAGGAGCGAGCTTGTCCGCTACGACGCGGTTAAAGAGCTCGTCGACATAGTCCCCGACAAGCACTTCGAGGTAGCGATGGGCCTTGAAACGGCAAACGACGATATCGCCGATGTGAGCATAAACAAGGGCAACACCTTCGATGACTTCGTGAGGGCAGCGGAGATAACCCACGAGGCTGGCGCCAAGGTCAAGACCTACCTCCTGCTCAAGCCGATATTCCTGAGCGAGCGCGATGGGATTGAGGACGTGAAGGAGAGCATTATTCGGGCGGAGCCCTACACGGACACCTTTTCGATAAACATCACCGACATCCAGAAAGGCACGCTCTACGAGAGGCTCTGGGAGAAGAGTGAATACCGCCCGCCGTGGCTCTGGAGTGCCGTGGAGGTTCTTCTGTGGGCAAAGAGGCGTTTCCCCAACAAGAGAATCCTCAGCGACCCTGTAGGAGCGGGCTCCAAGAGAGGCCCCCACAACTGCCTGACCGACCATGACCGAAAAATTGGCAGGGCGATAAAGAAGTTCTCGGCAACGCAGGACATCAGCCACCTCGAGAAGCTTGAACCTGTGTGCAGGGAGGGGTGGAAATACATAGTTGAGGAAGGACTCCTCGACTGGCAGCTCCTCACGTGGTGA
- a CDS encoding 2-oxoglutarate ferredoxin oxidoreductase subunit delta, translating to MADVEISRDNYLVIGKTDAVEIDVDTFLCKGCGICVEMCPRKVFEWSKELSEKGVHYPVPAAADKCVRCKLCELLCPDFAISVRW from the coding sequence ATGGCGGATGTCGAAATTAGCCGGGATAACTACCTCGTGATCGGGAAGACCGATGCCGTGGAAATCGATGTCGATACTTTTCTGTGCAAGGGTTGTGGGATCTGTGTTGAAATGTGCCCGAGAAAGGTCTTTGAGTGGAGTAAGGAATTGAGCGAAAAGGGCGTGCACTATCCCGTTCCGGCCGCGGCTGACAAATGTGTCAGATGCAAGCTCTGCGAGCTGCTCTGTCCCGACTTCGCCATATCAGTAAGGTGGTGA
- a CDS encoding 2-oxoacid:acceptor oxidoreductase subunit alpha has translation MIIRGDEPEQIRLLRKLYKKGNYFMQGNEAVAYGALFAGCRFYAGYPITPSSEIAETMAKELPKLGGYYLQMEDEIASIAAMVGASWTGFKVMTATAGPGFSLMQENLGYAVMTETPLVLVDVQRSGPSTGQATKGAQGDFFQARWGTHGDHPIIAVSPTSVEDSFWETVRAFNIAEKLRTPVVVLFDGIIAHARERIRIPDPEEVEVTYRKLPANEEEAKLPFGDPHGDGVPPMPLFGHGYFTHVTGSTHKENGLRDVYTPEVHDRLVRRIHRKIEQNKHVYEKYEEYFTDDAEILVVSWGVTARPSLGAVLKAREEGIKVGLFVPKTVHPFPGERVRELSKKVRAILVPEMNLGQLILEVQRFVNDDVLLKGVNKIGGVPLTVEEILREIRGVA, from the coding sequence ATGATAATCCGCGGCGATGAGCCTGAGCAAATCAGGCTCCTGAGAAAGCTTTACAAAAAAGGCAACTATTTTATGCAGGGCAATGAGGCTGTCGCTTACGGCGCCCTCTTTGCCGGCTGTCGCTTCTACGCAGGCTATCCAATCACGCCTTCGAGTGAGATAGCCGAAACGATGGCGAAGGAACTGCCGAAACTGGGGGGATACTACCTCCAGATGGAGGACGAGATAGCGAGCATTGCCGCCATGGTCGGCGCCTCATGGACTGGATTCAAAGTGATGACCGCCACAGCCGGTCCCGGATTCAGCCTCATGCAGGAAAACCTCGGCTATGCCGTGATGACCGAAACTCCGCTCGTTCTTGTCGATGTCCAGAGGAGCGGTCCATCAACTGGCCAGGCCACCAAAGGCGCTCAGGGGGACTTTTTCCAGGCTCGCTGGGGAACCCACGGCGACCATCCCATAATAGCCGTCTCACCGACGAGTGTTGAAGATTCATTCTGGGAGACGGTCAGGGCCTTCAACATAGCTGAGAAGCTAAGGACACCGGTCGTGGTTCTCTTCGATGGTATTATTGCCCACGCGAGGGAGCGGATAAGGATTCCCGATCCGGAAGAGGTCGAAGTGACCTACCGCAAGCTCCCGGCCAATGAGGAGGAAGCAAAGCTCCCCTTCGGAGACCCGCACGGCGACGGTGTCCCACCCATGCCCCTCTTCGGCCACGGCTACTTCACCCACGTTACGGGTTCAACCCACAAGGAGAACGGCCTCAGAGATGTTTACACCCCGGAAGTTCACGATAGACTCGTGAGAAGAATTCACCGGAAAATAGAGCAGAATAAGCACGTTTATGAGAAGTACGAGGAGTACTTTACGGATGATGCCGAGATACTCGTCGTCAGCTGGGGCGTTACCGCGAGGCCCTCGCTCGGAGCGGTTCTCAAGGCCAGAGAAGAAGGAATAAAGGTCGGCCTCTTCGTGCCGAAGACGGTTCACCCGTTCCCGGGAGAGCGCGTGAGAGAACTTTCCAAGAAGGTCCGTGCAATACTCGTTCCAGAGATGAACCTCGGACAGCTCATTCTCGAAGTCCAGCGCTTCGTCAACGACGACGTTCTCCTCAAGGGCGTGAACAAGATCGGCGGCGTTCCATTAACCGTTGAGGAAATCCTGCGCGAGATAAGGGGTGTTGCCTGA
- a CDS encoding 2-oxoacid:ferredoxin oxidoreductase subunit beta: protein MAKEIYSTYPMVKYLRKEALPTALCPGCGGGTVLNAFANAVDQLKIDPRDLVVVSGIGCSAWIASPYFLADTLHTTHGRAIAFATGVKVGLPDKKVVVISGDGDLASIGGNHLIHAARRNIDITVILVNNFIYGMTGGQVAPTTPFGARTTTSPYRNIEHPLQISETVAAAGASYVARWTTAHVYQLIESIKKALTVKGFSLVEVISQCPVQFGRRNRMKEPAEMLRWFLKDSVPISKARNMSPEELEGKFVIGELVNRERPEFTEELNKLIDEVQEHFGLREE from the coding sequence ATGGCGAAGGAGATTTATTCCACGTATCCGATGGTTAAATACCTCCGCAAGGAGGCGCTTCCCACAGCATTGTGCCCCGGCTGCGGTGGTGGAACGGTTCTCAACGCTTTTGCCAATGCCGTTGACCAGCTCAAGATAGACCCCAGGGATTTGGTGGTTGTGAGCGGTATCGGCTGCTCCGCGTGGATAGCCTCGCCCTACTTCTTGGCCGACACGCTTCACACCACCCACGGAAGGGCCATAGCCTTCGCAACTGGCGTTAAGGTCGGCCTGCCGGACAAGAAGGTCGTCGTCATAAGCGGCGACGGTGATCTAGCCAGTATAGGCGGAAACCACCTCATCCATGCCGCGAGGAGGAATATCGACATAACGGTCATCCTCGTGAACAACTTCATCTACGGAATGACCGGCGGCCAAGTTGCCCCGACGACGCCCTTTGGAGCGAGAACTACCACTTCCCCATACAGAAACATAGAGCACCCGCTCCAGATTTCCGAGACGGTGGCGGCGGCTGGAGCGAGCTATGTGGCAAGGTGGACAACCGCCCACGTTTACCAGCTCATCGAGAGCATCAAGAAGGCCCTGACCGTGAAGGGCTTCTCCCTCGTGGAGGTCATCTCCCAGTGCCCAGTCCAGTTCGGAAGAAGGAACAGGATGAAGGAACCGGCCGAGATGCTCCGCTGGTTCCTCAAGGACTCTGTGCCGATAAGTAAGGCCAGGAACATGTCGCCAGAGGAGCTTGAGGGCAAGTTCGTCATCGGGGAGCTCGTGAACCGGGAGAGACCAGAGTTCACGGAGGAGCTGAACAAGCTGATTGATGAGGTCCAGGAACATTTCGGCCTTAGGGAGGAGTGA
- a CDS encoding 2-oxoacid:ferredoxin oxidoreductase subunit gamma encodes MQIRFAGIGGQGVVLAGVILGEAAAIEGLNVLQTQDYSSASRGGHSIADVIVSKEPIYDLVVTKADVLVALHQLGYDTVKDELKEDGLLIIDTDLVKPDGEYIGAPFTRLAEENTGLALTVNMVALGYLVAKTGVVKTESVEEAIRRRVPRGTEEINLKAFNVGYEEGLK; translated from the coding sequence ATGCAGATTCGTTTCGCTGGTATAGGTGGCCAGGGAGTGGTCCTGGCCGGCGTCATCCTCGGCGAGGCCGCGGCGATTGAGGGGCTTAACGTTTTGCAGACCCAGGACTACAGCTCCGCAAGCAGAGGCGGCCACAGTATAGCGGATGTCATAGTCTCGAAGGAGCCGATTTACGACCTGGTGGTCACCAAGGCGGATGTTTTGGTAGCTTTGCACCAGCTCGGCTACGACACCGTTAAGGACGAACTGAAGGAAGACGGCCTGCTGATAATCGACACTGACCTTGTGAAGCCCGATGGGGAGTACATAGGCGCGCCCTTCACCCGCCTGGCGGAGGAAAATACCGGGCTGGCTTTGACGGTCAATATGGTGGCCTTGGGTTATCTGGTTGCCAAGACGGGAGTGGTTAAGACGGAGAGCGTTGAAGAAGCCATTAGAAGGCGCGTTCCTAGGGGAACCGAGGAGATAAACCTCAAGGCCTTCAATGTTGGTTATGAGGAGGGATTGAAATGA
- a CDS encoding 2-oxoacid:acceptor oxidoreductase subunit alpha, whose protein sequence is MRYPFPVGKSDFIQGDEAIARAAILAGCRFYAGYPITPASEIFEAMALYMPLVDGVSIQMEDELASMAAIIGASWAGAKAMTATSGPGFSLMQENLGYAIMTETPVVVVDVQRGGPSTGQPTLAAQGDIMQAIWGTHGDHSLIVLSPSTVQEAFDMTIRAFNLAEKYRTPVVLLTDAEIAHMRERVYIPLPEEIEIVERKLPANEEEAKYPFGDIHGDGIPPMPIFGKGYRTYVTGLTHDERGRPKTVDAEVHERLIKRIVEKLERNKADIVSYETFGMEDAEIAIVSTGIVARSAIRAVKILRERGIKAGMLKLNTIWPFDFDMIEELAERVEKIYVPEMNLGQLYHLVREGANGKAEVKLISKIGGEVHTPMEIVERVVS, encoded by the coding sequence ATGAGATACCCCTTCCCCGTTGGCAAGAGCGACTTCATCCAGGGTGATGAAGCCATAGCAAGGGCGGCCATCTTGGCGGGCTGCCGCTTTTACGCTGGCTACCCGATAACTCCCGCGAGCGAGATTTTCGAGGCGATGGCATTATACATGCCCCTCGTTGACGGCGTTTCCATACAGATGGAGGACGAGCTGGCTAGCATGGCGGCAATAATAGGGGCCTCATGGGCCGGTGCCAAGGCCATGACGGCGACTTCTGGTCCGGGATTCAGCCTCATGCAGGAGAACCTGGGATACGCGATCATGACTGAAACTCCAGTGGTTGTTGTCGACGTCCAGAGGGGAGGGCCAAGCACGGGTCAGCCGACGTTAGCTGCACAGGGGGACATAATGCAGGCCATATGGGGCACCCACGGCGACCACAGCCTTATCGTTCTCAGTCCATCGACGGTTCAAGAAGCATTCGACATGACAATAAGGGCATTCAACCTTGCCGAGAAGTACCGCACGCCCGTCGTCCTTCTCACCGACGCCGAGATTGCCCACATGCGTGAGAGGGTTTACATTCCCCTCCCCGAGGAGATTGAGATCGTTGAGAGAAAGCTTCCCGCCAACGAGGAGGAGGCCAAGTATCCCTTCGGTGACATTCACGGCGATGGCATTCCACCGATGCCGATATTCGGAAAGGGCTACCGCACCTACGTTACGGGCCTGACCCACGACGAGCGTGGAAGGCCGAAGACAGTTGATGCTGAGGTGCACGAGAGGCTCATCAAGAGGATCGTTGAAAAGCTCGAGAGAAACAAGGCCGACATCGTTTCCTACGAGACCTTTGGCATGGAAGACGCCGAGATAGCAATAGTGTCCACCGGGATAGTCGCCCGTTCCGCGATTAGGGCCGTCAAGATACTGCGCGAGAGGGGTATCAAAGCCGGCATGCTCAAGCTCAACACGATATGGCCCTTCGACTTCGACATGATTGAAGAACTCGCCGAGAGGGTCGAGAAGATATACGTGCCGGAGATGAACCTTGGACAGCTTTACCACCTCGTCAGGGAAGGTGCCAACGGGAAAGCCGAGGTCAAGCTCATAAGCAAGATAGGCGGCGAGGTTCACACGCCGATGGAGATAGTTGAGAGGGTGGTGAGCTGA
- a CDS encoding 2-oxoacid:ferredoxin oxidoreductase subunit beta yields MYLKSAYEIRDKYLRKDMLPTIFCPGCGIGSALQYTLRAIDDLGLNPDEIVWVSGIGCSSRVPGFVNFDGLHTTHGRALAFATGIKLANPDLKIIAFMGDGDAAAIGGNHFIHAIRRNLDITVILINNFTYGMTGGQVAPTALKGLRGTTAPYGQFENPFDIADLAVSAGANYVARWSVFNYLQGINSIKKALQKEGFTLVEFLSPCPISFGRRNRMKTAPELLRWYQRITVPISKAKNMSPEELEGKIVIGEFVDRDRPGLIREYEEYKKRAKRMMGWEE; encoded by the coding sequence ATGTACCTTAAGTCCGCTTACGAGATTCGCGATAAATACCTGCGCAAGGACATGCTGCCGACCATCTTCTGCCCGGGCTGTGGAATAGGCTCGGCTTTACAGTACACGCTCAGGGCCATAGACGACCTCGGCCTCAACCCCGACGAGATAGTCTGGGTGAGCGGCATAGGCTGTTCTTCGCGTGTTCCTGGCTTTGTCAACTTCGACGGCCTGCACACGACCCACGGAAGGGCCTTAGCCTTTGCCACAGGTATAAAGCTCGCAAATCCCGACCTCAAGATAATTGCATTCATGGGAGACGGCGATGCGGCGGCTATCGGAGGAAACCACTTCATCCACGCCATAAGGAGAAACCTCGACATCACCGTGATACTAATCAACAACTTCACCTACGGGATGACCGGCGGTCAAGTGGCTCCAACTGCTCTGAAGGGCCTCCGCGGAACCACCGCGCCATACGGTCAGTTTGAGAACCCCTTTGATATAGCAGATCTTGCCGTTTCAGCCGGTGCCAACTACGTGGCCAGGTGGAGCGTCTTCAACTACCTCCAGGGAATCAACAGCATCAAGAAGGCACTCCAGAAGGAGGGCTTCACCTTAGTGGAGTTCCTCTCACCGTGTCCGATAAGCTTCGGAAGGAGGAACAGGATGAAGACGGCCCCAGAATTGCTCAGGTGGTACCAGAGGATAACCGTGCCGATAAGCAAGGCCAAGAACATGTCACCAGAGGAGCTTGAAGGCAAGATAGTCATCGGCGAGTTCGTGGACAGGGATAGGCCCGGTCTGATTAGGGAGTACGAGGAGTACAAGAAGAGGGCCAAGAGAATGATGGGGTGGGAAGAATGA
- a CDS encoding 2-oxoacid:ferredoxin oxidoreductase subunit gamma, with protein MRTEVLFSGFGGQGVILASVILGRAAAVYGNLYAVQTQAYGPESRGGASKAEVVISDEPIDYPKTLHPDYAVFFSQEAYNKYLKTVKEGAVVIVESELVPHRDEEFEKKLKVYAYPLTKIAEETTGLSLTMNILTLGLLVALTDVVSREAIEKAVLDAVPKGTEEINLKALHRGFELGEKAKKGEL; from the coding sequence ATGAGGACAGAAGTCCTTTTCAGCGGGTTTGGAGGTCAGGGTGTCATATTGGCCAGCGTCATCCTTGGAAGAGCCGCGGCCGTTTACGGGAACCTCTACGCGGTGCAGACCCAGGCATATGGACCGGAGTCAAGGGGGGGCGCGAGCAAAGCTGAGGTAGTCATAAGCGACGAGCCGATTGATTACCCAAAGACGCTTCACCCCGATTACGCGGTCTTCTTCTCCCAGGAGGCCTACAACAAGTACCTGAAAACCGTTAAGGAGGGTGCCGTTGTAATAGTCGAGAGCGAGCTCGTGCCGCACAGAGATGAAGAGTTCGAGAAAAAGCTGAAGGTTTACGCCTACCCACTGACTAAGATAGCCGAAGAAACTACCGGTCTCAGCCTTACCATGAACATTCTCACCCTTGGCCTGCTGGTCGCTTTGACCGACGTCGTGAGCAGGGAGGCTATAGAAAAGGCCGTTCTCGATGCGGTTCCGAAGGGCACGGAGGAAATCAACCTCAAAGCACTCCATAGAGGCTTCGAGCTCGGCGAGAAGGCTAAAAAAGGCGAGCTTTGA
- a CDS encoding DUF192 domain-containing protein, which translates to MLVNESKRKVWHGKVELADTFFKRFKGLMLVRNVNYALVFVLPAETRVNASIHMFFMLSDIDVIWLDSSRRVVDFKTARKWRVYAPKKAAKYIIEGPVGMIKTLEIEEGDLISWSPSEEKEKAIPVKISLPEKLSFESSNGVAMAESVSKLKTKKA; encoded by the coding sequence ATGCTGGTAAACGAGAGTAAAAGAAAGGTCTGGCACGGGAAGGTAGAGCTAGCAGATACGTTCTTCAAGCGGTTTAAGGGGTTGATGCTGGTTAGAAACGTCAATTACGCCCTTGTCTTCGTCCTGCCCGCTGAAACCAGGGTAAACGCTTCAATTCATATGTTCTTCATGCTGAGCGACATCGACGTAATCTGGCTCGACTCTTCTCGTCGGGTGGTGGATTTCAAGACAGCCAGAAAGTGGCGAGTCTATGCTCCCAAAAAGGCCGCCAAGTACATAATCGAGGGCCCAGTGGGGATGATAAAGACCCTGGAGATTGAGGAAGGCGACTTGATAAGCTGGAGCCCGAGTGAGGAGAAAGAAAAAGCGATTCCAGTCAAAATTTCCCTGCCGGAAAAGCTCTCCTTCGAGAGTTCAAACGGTGTGGCGATGGCGGAGAGCGTTAGTAAACTAAAAACCAAAAAGGCCTAA
- a CDS encoding 6-carboxytetrahydropterin synthase produces the protein MKSRIVERFKFEAAHAVIIDGKPEEIHGHTFWLEVAVEGELREGYVMDFLELRRIVNEIIERLDHRNLNALFENPTTENVALWIAEEVKKKLPEGVRLQRIVLWEGEENGVELEF, from the coding sequence ATGAAGTCCCGCATCGTCGAGCGTTTCAAATTTGAGGCGGCCCATGCCGTTATCATAGATGGAAAGCCCGAGGAGATACACGGCCACACCTTCTGGCTTGAGGTTGCTGTTGAGGGGGAACTCAGAGAGGGCTACGTTATGGACTTTCTTGAGCTGAGAAGAATAGTCAATGAAATTATCGAGAGGCTCGACCACAGGAACCTCAACGCCCTCTTTGAGAACCCGACGACTGAGAACGTCGCCCTCTGGATAGCGGAAGAGGTTAAAAAGAAGCTCCCCGAGGGTGTCAGGCTCCAGAGGATAGTCCTATGGGAAGGAGAGGAGAATGGAGTGGAGCTCGAGTTTTAG